One Diospyros lotus cultivar Yz01 chromosome 1, ASM1463336v1, whole genome shotgun sequence genomic window carries:
- the LOC127812186 gene encoding uncharacterized mitochondrial protein AtMg00810-like: MKSKQYVLFVLVYVDDILVTGSDSKVLKSFIRDLDTHFALKTLGSMNYFLEFEVHRDSTGIYLAQSKYIIDLLKKDAMQDCKPCSTPVNLGVFLTDDGELFFYPSLYRTIIGSLQYLTYTIPDIAFMVNKLSQFLSSPKQQHWLACKRLLRYLKGTVGLGLLFTPSPDDLSLTVYTDVNHAGCKVTRKSTSGLCVFLGKNLLIWSSRKQSMVARSIGEAKYRAIAQGFTKILWLKSLFSELGYPCSKVPIIWSDNMATMSIAENLVFHSRTKDIKIDVYFVHEKVENSEVEIRYVPTLYQIVDIFTKDKLQLKTSSSMESDLRGNVEEK, encoded by the exons ATGAAGTCAAAACAGTATGTTCTGTTTGTccttgtttatgtggatgatattcttGTCACTGGTTCTGATTCTAAGGTTCTTAAATCATTTATTCGAGATCTGGACAcccattttgctctcaaaactttaggatcaatgaattattttttggaGTTTGAAGTCCATAGAGACAGCACTGGTATCTATCTTGCTCAGTCCAAATACATCAtagatttgttgaaaaaggaTGCTATGCAAGACTGTAAGCCTTGTTCTACACCAGTCAATTTGGGGGTTTTCTTAACAGATGATGGGGAGTTGTTTTTTTATCCTTCTCTCTATAGAACTATTATTGGTTCTCTGCAATATCTTACATATACCATACCTGATATTGCTTTTATGGTGAACAAACTAAGTcagtttttatcctcaccaaaGCAACAACATTGGTTAGCTTGCAAGAGATTACTTCGGTACCTAAAGGGTACAGTTGGACTAGGTTTATTGTTCACTCCTTCTCCTGATGATCTGTCTCTTACAGTTTATACGGATGTAAATCATGCTGGTTGTAAGGTTACGAGGAAGTCTACAAGTGGTTTATGTGTATTTCTTGgtaaaaatttgttaatttggaGTTCAAGAAAGCAGTCTATGGTTGCTAGATCTATTGGAGAAGCTAAGTATAGAGCTATTGCACAGGGTTTCACTAAAATTTTGTGGCTGAAGTCTCTGTTTTCTGAATTAGGCTATCCATGTTCCAAAGTTCCAATTATATGGAGTGATAATATGGCAACAATGAGCATAGCTGAgaatcttgtgtttcattcccgtactaaagatattaaaattgatGTTTACTTTGTTCATGAGAAAGTTGAGAATAGTGAAGTTGAAATCAGATATGTTCCTACACTCTATCAAATTGTTGATATCTTCACTAAGG ACAAGTTACAGCTCAAGACTTCTTCCTCTATGGAGTctgatttgagggggaatgtagaAGAGAAATAG